A stretch of DNA from Brevibacillus ruminantium:
TGAAAAAGGTATAATCCCGCGGCTCACGAAATTCCTGGAACCCCATCCACGGGTATGCCCGAAGCGGGGCCTTGTCCAATTTTGCCATGGATCGAGTGAGGATCAGAGAAAATCCGGCGTATTCCGCAAACCAGTCTCGTAGTTCACGATACTGGTCTCGAATCCAGTAAAACAATTCAGGCTCTTCCTCCTTGGTAATCCATGGACGGTTAAGCAGAGCATGGGCACATGAATGTCGCCTTTCCCGCCACACATCGGCACCTGATCGGCCTTGCATTCGCATGCGTCGCAGTGCCCATGACCGAGTTCCGCCTCTACCCATGAACGGTCTCCTCCTTATAAGGCACGTCAAACGATAGCGTATAGTCTGGCATGTCCAATTTTCCGTCTTCACATACCAACGTTGTCATCTCATCGGACTGGGCCAACTGCAACCTCACTTTAATTCCCTCCGCCGTCACGAACGAACGGGAACCATTTCCCATGCAGCGACCGATCCATTGCAATAACCGCAACCTCGTTTTTGCATCTACAATACCCAATTCAGAGATACGCACCTGCTGCTTTTCGGCCATCCGCTGGACAAACTCGCGCTCCTCCTGCAGTTGCCGCTCAATGACAGCTCGTGCCGCCTGCTTTCGGCTTCCTGACTGTCTGACCGGTTCTGCCTCAGAACGTGAAAGTCTTTTCCGGCTTCGTGAACGGACAGGACGAATCTTGGGCACTTCATTCCACATGGAGATATCAGCAAGGTCAGTCGTGCGCTCATCCTCACCTTGCAGATGCCTGCTGGGAAAAAGGCCAAACACATATGCGGCGAGACAATGGGCATCGTTCAGTGAGTCCAAGCGGTCAAACCACTGGGCTACATACTCCAATTCTTTCTTCCGGCTGATTCCGGCTCGCTTTCGCTCTTGCAGCCTCACTGCGCAGCGGACCACTTTCGCGATCGTCTCTTTGGTTGCACGCTCCAGCAGCACAAGCTCGCTCTGCTCGTTTCCTTCTACCAGAAACCATCTCCGCAGATTTTGCCAGCCTTGCTGCAGAGAATTAGCCATCTCTTCACTTGAAAAACTGTCTTCCAACCGCGGCTTTCGCATCTCGTCCTTTACGACAT
This window harbors:
- a CDS encoding TIGR02677 family protein, producing the protein MDHSMSTAMLRGVPEFRYLNADNVARYRAVMRFFYQEYQRLRYWLRVEEVFEGVKQWGILEDYTVEQCQADLEQLKDWRNLASRHDGGRAQTVEEYMRKKSQYVLTPYSIEIERMLQTLETIKGYGGSLETTYLDTIAECLVAVRESGGFFKEGEAAICWEKLYQAFKTMHENAADFIASMHSIQAEQMMATEAFLLMKDKLTDYLQHFIKGLQKKAYQIEGHLSKISPIVAETFVEHVVKDEMRKPRLEDSFSSEEMANSLQQGWQNLRRWFLVEGNEQSELVLLERATKETIAKVVRCAVRLQERKRAGISRKKELEYVAQWFDRLDSLNDAHCLAAYVFGLFPSRHLQGEDERTTDLADISMWNEVPKIRPVRSRSRKRLSRSEAEPVRQSGSRKQAARAVIERQLQEEREFVQRMAEKQQVRISELGIVDAKTRLRLLQWIGRCMGNGSRSFVTAEGIKVRLQLAQSDEMTTLVCEDGKLDMPDYTLSFDVPYKEETVHG